One stretch of Calditerricola satsumensis DNA includes these proteins:
- a CDS encoding MFS transporter, translating to MNAISRLERLPIGRVHYRYLYLLGLGWALDAMDVGLISFTLPAIKAAFNLSSAQMGLLGSAGLVGMFLGAAVGGRLADRYGRRAVVAYSLLVAGVGSLLTALAPSYGALLFFRFLTGIGLGAELPVAASLMGELVPSTSRGRFVVWLEAFWAVGWFLAALVGFLLVPEAGWRWAFVIGAIPALYAAWLRLGAPESPRWLAARGRAREAEALVARMEAALRGEGKELPEPQPAPEPTPRPYGDLFRPPLVRRTLFIALAWLTLNAGYYGAFIWLPSLLVEQGYSLVRSLAFVLIMTAAQLPGYLTAAWLVERWGRRPVLVSFLLLSALAALLFARSDTAAELLVFGASLSFFNLGAWGAIYAYTPELFPTALRTSGAGLAGAAGRLGGMAAPYLTGALLPALGAGGVLLAHGVLLAAAGAFAFLVGAETRGRALE from the coding sequence GTGAACGCCATCAGCCGCCTGGAACGCCTGCCGATCGGCCGTGTGCATTACCGCTACCTGTACCTCTTGGGGCTCGGATGGGCCCTCGACGCCATGGACGTGGGCCTGATCAGCTTCACCCTGCCGGCGATCAAGGCGGCCTTCAACCTCTCGTCGGCACAGATGGGGCTGTTGGGCAGCGCCGGCCTGGTGGGGATGTTCCTCGGAGCCGCCGTGGGCGGACGGCTGGCCGACCGGTACGGCCGGCGCGCCGTTGTCGCCTACAGCCTGCTCGTCGCCGGCGTCGGCAGCCTGCTCACCGCCCTGGCGCCGTCCTACGGGGCCCTGCTGTTCTTCCGCTTCCTCACGGGAATCGGTCTGGGAGCGGAGCTGCCCGTGGCGGCCAGCCTGATGGGCGAGCTCGTGCCCAGCACCTCCCGCGGGCGCTTTGTCGTGTGGCTGGAGGCCTTCTGGGCCGTCGGCTGGTTCCTGGCGGCGCTGGTCGGCTTCCTCCTCGTGCCCGAAGCGGGCTGGCGGTGGGCCTTCGTCATCGGAGCGATCCCGGCACTGTATGCAGCCTGGCTGCGCCTGGGCGCGCCGGAGTCGCCGCGCTGGCTGGCGGCGCGCGGGCGCGCCCGGGAGGCCGAGGCGCTGGTGGCCCGCATGGAAGCGGCCCTGCGCGGCGAGGGAAAAGAGCTCCCGGAACCGCAACCCGCGCCGGAGCCGACGCCGCGCCCCTACGGGGACCTGTTCCGTCCGCCGCTGGTGCGCCGCACCCTGTTCATCGCCCTGGCGTGGCTGACCCTCAACGCCGGCTACTACGGCGCCTTCATCTGGCTGCCGTCGCTCCTCGTCGAGCAGGGCTACTCCCTGGTGCGATCCTTGGCATTCGTGCTGATCATGACCGCGGCGCAGCTCCCCGGCTACCTGACCGCCGCGTGGCTTGTCGAGCGATGGGGCCGTCGACCGGTGCTGGTCAGCTTCCTTCTCCTCTCCGCCCTGGCGGCCCTGCTCTTTGCCCGCTCCGATACAGCGGCGGAGCTGCTCGTCTTTGGCGCGTCCCTGTCCTTCTTCAACCTCGGGGCATGGGGCGCCATCTACGCCTACACGCCGGAACTGTTCCCCACCGCGCTGCGGACGAGCGGCGCCGGCTTGGCCGGCGCGGCGGGCCGCCTCGGCGGCATGGCCGCGCCGTACCTCACCGGAGCCCTGCTCCCGGCGCTGGGGGCGGGCGGCGTGCTGCTGGCCCACGGCGTGCTCCTCGCCGCGGCGGGCGCCTTCGCCTTCCTTGTCGGCGCGGAGACGCGGGGCCGCGCCCTGGAGTGA